The Streptomyces sp. HSG2 genome has a segment encoding these proteins:
- a CDS encoding class I SAM-dependent methyltransferase, whose protein sequence is MTPDIQYGPAVASVYDDLVAPSVPPATAVERLRPHVTGKRVLEVGVGTGRVALPLADIAAEVVGMDNSPEMLQKLRAKGVPPNMTVVEGDFRGPFPVSGRFEAAYSLMGSLACVETEEELSQALSRVHDVLEPGATFSMEYYFVDSYRRAVEMHEMTLPQPDGSSITFTADIDDGNVLTWDTRLDQGDGKALEFSERVLMLEPDRIRTVLHDAGFRVEEVYPVREPEPYIWFLTRCVEREQNTGT, encoded by the coding sequence ATGACACCCGACATCCAGTACGGACCGGCAGTGGCCTCGGTGTACGACGACTTGGTCGCCCCCTCGGTACCGCCCGCCACGGCCGTCGAACGACTGCGTCCGCACGTTACCGGCAAGCGTGTCCTGGAGGTGGGGGTGGGAACCGGTCGGGTCGCCCTGCCGCTCGCGGACATCGCCGCTGAGGTGGTGGGGATGGACAACTCGCCCGAGATGCTGCAGAAGCTCCGGGCCAAGGGCGTTCCCCCCAACATGACCGTGGTCGAGGGCGACTTTCGCGGACCCTTCCCCGTCAGCGGTCGCTTCGAGGCCGCGTACTCCCTGATGGGGTCCCTGGCCTGCGTCGAGACGGAGGAGGAACTCTCCCAGGCGCTCTCCCGGGTGCACGACGTACTCGAACCGGGCGCCACCTTCTCCATGGAGTACTACTTCGTGGACTCCTACCGACGGGCCGTGGAGATGCACGAGATGACGCTGCCGCAACCGGACGGCTCCTCCATCACCTTCACGGCGGACATCGACGACGGAAACGTGCTCACCTGGGACACTCGACTGGACCAGGGCGACGGCAAGGCCCTGGAGTTCAGCGAGCGGGTGCTCATGTTGGAACCCGACAGGATTCGGACCGTCCTCCACGACGCCGGCTTCCGGGTCGAGGAGGTGTACCCGGTACGGGAGCCCGAGCCCTACATCTGGTTCCTCACACGGTGCGTGGAGCGCGAGCAGAACACCGGGACCTGA
- a CDS encoding alpha/beta fold hydrolase, with protein sequence MKPLLKRASRALIGPMPVSRDRAMGMAERLSAMTALTASAEHLARRRATRPGGLNDWAVNRDAYARRHPITRRVLDALADERVTTALHAGRVVAGAALLLPGSGRWRGAAGLFMGVGGAALYPRHRYGTDGSDQVSTLVQSAVGVARLSRRTTTQDALLWYVAVQSNLSYLVSGWMKLLGRDWRTGAALQGVMRTRTYGHHAVWRLTTRHPRAARAVVHGVLALECLFPVLYLRGGALTRPVVASAAAFHVANAFAMGLGRFATAFVSMHPIVAYTSAPAAHPAVVGRDDRFPASVAVAVAGAAGYCAVTALARRRRATATDGTTGSVTTRHGNVLRHTARLRDERSTPVAVFVPGLVATPHHFGWVTQTLIGDGDLDLVTYQRAGYGPSTRGADTPFTLRESVDDLVDLVDEVVPAGRPVLLVGHSLGSELARRAAPALGGRLHGIVYLDSSHPAELHRSEQQGTSAHLLRQDLTRFLNSLRVGLGSLLVRPAWVDDLPAPVREDAMAQYADTRLWNAGRREWHAVERDFRAHDGTLSPVDAHALVLSAQRTVDQDPEQLLMHRELAEAHRLPGRLVRVEVIEDCDHESLLTQARFGTDVGRRIVAFLADTATTTRPQEPATGEAPR encoded by the coding sequence GTGAAACCGCTGCTGAAGAGAGCCTCCCGGGCACTGATCGGACCCATGCCCGTCTCCCGCGACCGGGCGATGGGCATGGCGGAACGGCTGTCCGCCATGACCGCGCTCACCGCGTCCGCCGAGCACCTCGCCCGCCGGCGGGCGACCCGCCCGGGCGGTCTCAACGACTGGGCCGTCAACCGCGACGCGTACGCGCGACGGCATCCGATCACCCGCCGGGTGCTGGACGCGCTCGCCGACGAGCGCGTCACGACGGCACTCCACGCCGGCCGGGTCGTCGCCGGAGCCGCCCTGCTGTTGCCGGGCTCGGGCCGGTGGCGGGGGGCCGCCGGGCTGTTCATGGGGGTCGGCGGCGCGGCGCTCTACCCACGCCATCGCTACGGTACCGATGGCTCGGACCAGGTCTCCACCCTGGTTCAGTCCGCGGTCGGTGTCGCGCGACTCTCCCGCCGGACCACCACCCAGGACGCTCTGCTGTGGTACGTGGCCGTCCAGTCCAACCTCTCGTATCTGGTCTCCGGCTGGATGAAACTCCTCGGGCGGGACTGGCGCACGGGTGCCGCCCTGCAGGGGGTGATGCGAACGCGCACCTACGGCCACCACGCGGTATGGCGACTCACCACGCGTCATCCCCGCGCGGCCCGAGCGGTCGTCCACGGAGTCCTGGCGCTCGAATGCCTCTTCCCGGTGCTGTACCTGCGCGGCGGCGCGCTCACCCGGCCCGTCGTCGCCTCGGCCGCCGCTTTCCACGTCGCCAACGCCTTCGCGATGGGACTCGGCCGATTCGCCACCGCCTTCGTCTCCATGCATCCGATCGTGGCCTACACCAGCGCCCCCGCGGCCCACCCGGCCGTCGTGGGGCGGGACGACCGGTTTCCCGCGTCCGTCGCCGTCGCCGTCGCCGGGGCCGCCGGCTACTGCGCGGTGACCGCGCTAGCCCGACGGCGACGGGCCACCGCCACCGACGGCACCACCGGCTCCGTCACCACCCGACACGGGAACGTGCTGCGTCACACCGCGCGACTGCGCGACGAGCGATCCACGCCCGTGGCGGTCTTCGTACCGGGACTGGTGGCCACTCCCCACCACTTCGGCTGGGTCACCCAGACGTTGATCGGCGACGGGGATCTCGACCTGGTGACCTACCAACGAGCCGGGTACGGACCGAGTACCCGAGGCGCCGACACGCCGTTCACCCTGCGGGAATCCGTCGACGACCTGGTGGACCTGGTGGACGAGGTCGTGCCGGCGGGGCGTCCCGTCCTGCTGGTGGGGCACTCGCTCGGCAGCGAACTCGCCCGGCGTGCCGCGCCCGCGCTCGGCGGACGCCTGCACGGAATCGTCTACCTCGACTCCTCCCATCCCGCCGAACTCCACCGCTCCGAACAGCAGGGCACCTCGGCGCACCTGCTCCGGCAGGACCTCACCCGCTTCCTGAACAGCCTCCGCGTCGGCCTCGGTTCCCTGCTCGTACGCCCCGCCTGGGTGGACGATCTTCCCGCGCCGGTACGCGAGGACGCCATGGCCCAGTACGCCGACACCAGGCTCTGGAACGCCGGACGGCGCGAGTGGCACGCGGTGGAGCGAGACTTCCGCGCCCACGACGGCACGCTGTCCCCCGTCGACGCGCACGCCCTGGTGCTCTCCGCGCAACGGACCGTGGACCAGGACCCCGAGCAGCTCCTCATGCACCGTGAACTGGCGGAGGCCCACCGCCTCCCGGGGCGGCTGGTCCGGGTGGAGGTGATCGAGGACTGCGATCACGAGTCACTGCTCACCCAGGCACGCTTCGGCACCGACGTCGGCCGCCGCATCGTCGCCTTTCTGGCGGACACGGCCACCACCACTCGCCCCCAGGAACCCGCCACAGGGGAGGCCCCCCGATGA
- a CDS encoding SLC13 family permease, with product MNSGAALALSLGLLLVVLGCAVARPRGLPEAATAVPAAGVVVAAGAVPLADVAEEAARLAPVLGFLAAVLVLAKLCDDEGLFRAGGSWMARRAAGRPRRLLAQVFALASVVTAVLSLDATVVLLTPVVFATAARLGARPKPHVYACTHLANSASLLLPVSNLTNLLVFTASGLSFTRFAALMAGPWLLAIAVEYVVLRRFFAVDLAAGARALAETSSPDPPVFAMVTVAGTLLGFVLASALGTEPAWAALAGATVLAVRGLVRRRTSPAAIVRAADPLFLAFVLALGIVVRAAVDNGLDSLLTRVVPQGTDLVALLGVALVAAVLANLINNLPATLVLLPIVAPAGPEALLAMLLGVNIGPNLAYTGSLATLLWRRILRAHDTEVDLGEFTRLGLLVVPPALGLSVVALWGALGVFGGG from the coding sequence GTGAACAGCGGCGCGGCGCTGGCGCTCTCCCTCGGTCTCCTGCTGGTCGTGCTGGGGTGCGCGGTCGCGCGCCCCCGGGGACTGCCCGAGGCCGCGACCGCCGTGCCCGCAGCCGGGGTGGTCGTCGCGGCCGGGGCCGTCCCGCTCGCGGACGTCGCCGAGGAGGCCGCCCGACTCGCCCCGGTCCTCGGATTCCTCGCGGCCGTCCTCGTCCTGGCGAAACTCTGCGACGACGAGGGGCTCTTCCGGGCCGGTGGCTCCTGGATGGCCCGCCGCGCCGCGGGTCGCCCCCGCAGGCTCCTGGCGCAGGTGTTCGCCCTGGCTTCCGTGGTCACGGCGGTGTTGAGTCTCGACGCCACGGTGGTCCTGCTCACCCCCGTGGTGTTCGCCACCGCCGCCCGCCTCGGCGCTCGTCCCAAACCCCACGTGTACGCCTGCACGCACCTGGCGAACTCGGCTTCCCTGCTGCTCCCCGTCTCCAACCTGACCAACCTGTTGGTTTTCACGGCGAGCGGACTGAGCTTCACCCGCTTCGCCGCCCTCATGGCGGGACCGTGGCTGCTGGCCATCGCGGTCGAATACGTGGTGCTGCGCCGCTTCTTCGCCGTGGACCTGGCCGCGGGCGCGCGGGCCCTCGCCGAGACCTCGTCTCCCGACCCGCCGGTGTTCGCCATGGTGACCGTCGCGGGCACGCTGCTGGGCTTCGTCCTCGCCTCGGCGCTGGGCACCGAGCCCGCGTGGGCCGCCCTGGCCGGCGCGACGGTCCTGGCCGTGCGGGGCCTGGTCCGCCGGCGGACCTCTCCCGCGGCGATCGTCCGAGCCGCCGACCCGCTGTTCCTCGCTTTCGTGCTGGCCCTGGGGATCGTGGTCCGAGCGGCGGTGGACAACGGACTCGACTCGTTGCTCACCCGGGTCGTCCCCCAGGGCACCGACCTGGTGGCCCTGCTGGGCGTCGCCCTGGTGGCCGCCGTGCTCGCCAACCTGATCAACAACCTGCCGGCGACGCTCGTCCTGCTCCCCATCGTCGCCCCCGCCGGCCCGGAAGCGCTGCTGGCGATGCTCCTCGGTGTGAACATCGGGCCGAACCTCGCCTACACCGGCTCCCTGGCCACCCTGCTGTGGCGACGGATCTTGCGAGCGCACGACACCGAGGTGGACCTGGGGGAGTTCACCCGACTGGGGTTGCTCGTGGTACCCCCCGCCTTGGGCCTCTCCGTGGTAGCCCTCTGGGGGGCACTCGGCGTCTTCGGAGGAGGATGA
- a CDS encoding NAD(P)/FAD-dependent oxidoreductase — MASDVVVVGSGPNGLAAAVTMARAGLSVTVYEAAGEPGGGLRTESLFRGDVVHDICSAVHPMAAASGFFRSFDLASRGVELIRPEISYAHPLDGGRAALAHHDLDATCAGLGRDGRAWRRLMEPLLAHSRAVVDFALGGQRSLPSDVRGPLLLARGMLRHGTPLARSAFRDEEAGALLAGVGAHVVGRMPTPASAGVALVLGHLAHGSGWPLPRGGSGRVAAALVAELRALGGTVVTGRRVDDLRDLPRSARAVLLDIGPKEFLRIGGASLPRGYRTALRAYRHGPGAAKVDFLTSGPVPWAHPEVGRAGTVHLGGGQEDIFRQESAVARGVAGGEPFVLVVDPASVDPGRAGERGHRPVWAYAHVPNGDPTDPADLVTARIERYAPGFADTVVDRRSTSAAALESYNPNYVGGDIAAGATTLRQTLFRPVPRWNPHRTPLRGVYLCSAATPPGPGVHGMAGVLAARSALRHEFGTGVEIG, encoded by the coding sequence ATGGCATCGGACGTCGTCGTCGTCGGCAGTGGCCCCAACGGGCTGGCCGCCGCCGTCACCATGGCGCGCGCGGGTCTCTCCGTGACCGTGTACGAGGCGGCCGGGGAGCCGGGAGGCGGGCTGCGGACGGAGTCGCTCTTCCGTGGCGACGTGGTGCACGACATCTGCTCGGCGGTGCATCCGATGGCCGCCGCCTCCGGATTCTTCCGCTCCTTCGACCTGGCGTCCCGGGGTGTCGAGCTGATCCGGCCCGAGATCAGCTACGCCCATCCCCTGGACGGCGGTCGGGCCGCCCTCGCCCACCACGACCTGGACGCCACCTGCGCGGGGTTGGGACGGGACGGGCGGGCCTGGCGCCGACTGATGGAGCCGCTCCTCGCGCACAGTCGGGCGGTGGTGGACTTCGCGCTCGGTGGACAGCGGAGCCTGCCGTCCGACGTGCGCGGTCCGCTTCTCCTCGCCCGGGGCATGCTCCGCCACGGGACACCGCTGGCTCGAAGCGCCTTCCGCGACGAGGAGGCCGGGGCGTTGTTGGCCGGAGTGGGCGCGCATGTCGTCGGCCGGATGCCGACGCCCGCCTCGGCGGGTGTCGCCCTGGTCCTGGGGCACCTCGCCCACGGAAGCGGCTGGCCCCTTCCTCGCGGCGGCAGCGGGCGTGTCGCCGCCGCGCTGGTGGCGGAGCTGCGAGCGCTCGGCGGCACGGTCGTGACCGGGCGAAGGGTCGACGACCTGAGGGACCTACCGCGCTCGGCGCGCGCCGTGCTCCTCGACATCGGCCCGAAGGAGTTCCTCAGGATCGGCGGTGCTTCGCTTCCGCGCGGCTACCGGACGGCGCTGCGCGCCTATCGCCACGGACCGGGGGCGGCCAAGGTCGACTTCCTGACCAGTGGTCCGGTGCCCTGGGCGCACCCGGAAGTGGGGCGGGCGGGCACCGTGCATCTGGGGGGCGGCCAGGAGGACATCTTCCGTCAGGAGTCGGCCGTCGCCCGTGGCGTGGCCGGCGGGGAGCCGTTCGTGTTGGTGGTCGACCCGGCGAGCGTGGATCCGGGCCGGGCCGGCGAGCGCGGCCATCGACCGGTGTGGGCCTACGCCCACGTGCCGAACGGGGACCCGACCGACCCCGCCGACCTGGTCACCGCGCGTATCGAACGCTACGCCCCCGGGTTCGCGGACACCGTGGTGGACCGACGTTCCACCAGCGCCGCGGCTCTGGAGTCGTACAACCCGAACTACGTCGGGGGAGACATCGCGGCCGGGGCGACGACCCTTCGGCAGACCCTCTTCCGTCCCGTGCCTCGTTGGAACCCTCACCGCACGCCGCTGCGCGGGGTGTACCTGTGCTCGGCCGCCACCCCACCGGGGCCCGGTGTGCACGGCATGGCGGGTGTGCTCGCCGCCCGTTCGGCGCTGCGACACGAGTTCGGGACCGGCGTCGAGATCGGGTGA
- a CDS encoding universal stress protein — protein MAVIVWVVEGTWPACVDAVRAHTPRGADVALLHVTTSEVPGVARGSLTGLLGRGHPAREPEARLRASAAEAARETLDAAAARLGRPCSRLDRSGDVEREVLAAANGADLLVLARDGDRSRPGPRSLGPQSRFVVDHAPCPLLLVWPESAPDETVLPPPPPRRP, from the coding sequence ATGGCCGTGATCGTCTGGGTCGTCGAGGGGACCTGGCCCGCGTGCGTCGACGCGGTGCGCGCGCACACGCCGCGAGGCGCGGACGTCGCCCTGCTGCACGTCACCACCTCCGAGGTCCCCGGTGTCGCGCGCGGATCACTGACCGGCCTGCTGGGCCGAGGGCACCCGGCGCGCGAACCGGAGGCCCGGCTGAGAGCGTCGGCCGCCGAGGCCGCGCGGGAGACACTCGACGCTGCCGCGGCCCGGCTGGGCCGGCCCTGCTCCCGCCTGGATCGCTCGGGCGACGTCGAACGGGAGGTCCTGGCCGCGGCGAACGGCGCTGACCTGCTGGTACTGGCCCGCGACGGCGACCGGTCCCGACCCGGACCGCGCAGCCTCGGCCCCCAGAGCCGCTTCGTCGTCGATCACGCTCCCTGCCCCCTGCTCCTCGTCTGGCCCGAGTCGGCCCCCGACGAGACCGTCCTCCCCCCGCCTCCGCCGCGCCGACCGTGA
- a CDS encoding class I SAM-dependent methyltransferase, whose product MTTAPSSPSPDNGYGREFAGFYDRLFPSDHNAEATAETLASWHPGGDLPSLELGVGTGRVALPLARRTGTVVGVDSSPEMLERLHAKLDTPDAPPVVPVLADIRGHADERRYGLVYCVCATLSMLLNPADQRTALTRAAERLVPGGTLVVETHNPGPVLDLHEGRRRASFFTPYPDPPGSGLLTCSVVEPESRLWQASQIWFEGGGSLVGTELSRLTTPEEVDDHAAAAGLLPVGRFSDWLGTPYAPDSPMFVTRYRVS is encoded by the coding sequence ATGACGACCGCCCCATCGAGCCCCTCCCCGGACAACGGCTACGGACGTGAGTTCGCCGGCTTCTACGACCGGCTGTTCCCTTCCGACCACAACGCCGAGGCGACCGCCGAGACCCTCGCCTCCTGGCACCCCGGTGGCGACCTGCCCTCGCTCGAACTGGGCGTGGGCACCGGCCGCGTCGCCCTTCCCCTCGCCCGCCGGACCGGCACCGTCGTGGGAGTCGACTCCTCGCCGGAGATGCTGGAACGACTCCACGCCAAGCTCGACACGCCCGACGCCCCGCCCGTCGTCCCCGTCCTGGCGGACATCCGCGGTCACGCGGACGAACGCCGGTACGGACTGGTGTACTGCGTCTGCGCCACCCTGTCCATGCTGCTGAACCCCGCCGATCAACGCACCGCCCTCACCCGGGCGGCGGAGCGCCTCGTACCGGGAGGCACCCTCGTCGTGGAGACGCACAACCCCGGCCCCGTCCTCGACCTCCACGAGGGGCGCCGGCGCGCCTCCTTCTTCACTCCGTATCCCGATCCGCCCGGGTCGGGGCTCCTCACCTGCTCCGTCGTCGAACCGGAGAGCCGCCTCTGGCAAGCGTCGCAGATCTGGTTCGAGGGAGGCGGCTCCCTGGTGGGAACCGAACTCAGCCGCCTCACCACACCCGAGGAAGTCGACGACCACGCCGCCGCTGCGGGACTGCTCCCGGTCGGCCGCTTCTCCGACTGGCTCGGCACGCCCTACGCGCCCGACAGCCCGATGTTCGTCACCCGCTACCGGGTCTCGTGA